Proteins co-encoded in one Kutzneria chonburiensis genomic window:
- a CDS encoding phage baseplate assembly protein V, protein MSLERIVADLADRVDRRYYGKYRGIVVDNDDPDRLGRLTLQVPSLLGENVVTGWATPCVPYGGAADQGFLFIPEPKAGVWVEFEGGDLECPIWVGTYWSEPDSGGQTPKPQQEDGTEATEVQSPPTRKILRTGKGHTIQLEDKDGEEAVLVQEGVKGHRVVLDQKGIRITDAAGNTVETTESGLKFVDANENSVEMSDSAMKLTAKVPFTIDAAGQPVRIVADSIDLEKG, encoded by the coding sequence ATGAGCCTGGAACGCATCGTCGCCGACCTGGCCGACCGGGTCGACCGGCGCTACTACGGCAAGTACCGCGGCATCGTGGTCGACAACGACGACCCGGACCGGCTCGGCCGGCTCACCCTCCAGGTGCCGAGCCTGTTGGGCGAGAACGTCGTCACCGGCTGGGCCACGCCGTGCGTGCCCTACGGCGGCGCCGCCGACCAGGGCTTCCTGTTCATCCCGGAGCCGAAGGCCGGGGTGTGGGTGGAGTTCGAGGGCGGCGACCTGGAATGCCCGATCTGGGTGGGGACCTACTGGTCCGAGCCCGACTCCGGCGGCCAGACCCCCAAGCCGCAGCAGGAGGACGGCACCGAGGCCACCGAGGTGCAGAGCCCACCCACTCGCAAGATCCTCAGGACCGGCAAGGGGCACACGATCCAGCTGGAGGACAAGGACGGCGAGGAGGCGGTCCTCGTCCAGGAGGGTGTCAAAGGGCACCGGGTGGTGCTGGACCAGAAGGGCATCAGGATCACCGATGCCGCCGGCAACACCGTGGAGACGACCGAATCCGGCCTGAAGTTTGTCGACGCCAACGAGAACTCGGTCGAGATGTCCGACTCGGCGATGAAGCTGACCGCCAAGGTCCCGTTCACCATCGACGCCGCCGGGCAGCCGGTGCGGATCGTCGCCGACAGCATCGACCTGGAGAAGGGCTGA
- a CDS encoding eCIS core domain-containing protein has translation MLGQQVQAKAPAANQAQQAGGAPPARRPERDVRRAVGNNALAAGALDALDGPGTPIAASLRAGVERATGQDLSDVRLHTGPRVRVAAVAASAAGFTIGRDIGIATAPGQDIPQALLEHELVHAAQQSGVGSASAADAESQARQGIGALGVLASASAPYVAWAPEDWARGATPEVSQYSLSDLLDELTAIDDWMDRQLANGTEAMNRVLAARVLIQAEVDRRRRGVNARRSAYRPTPLGPEPEIDKPHVLENGRRAPIKDLAEARAEADRVAAWLQRSDVSPADRVLLQQELRDLQPQLSTALTEARVNRQTARLRQALTPADPTSKASVLANLRILESISPYPPIPGKACVVHHGELLVFSQELADWARANALRGLTDAARRARGMNTASTNLVNGQIQTFVNDQWFVGGLVRLVSGESPQQLQAKMSGPLAESTGALARFDRAGSMVDMAEAVFAAVEKADEAQRIVQAGVDRSNAALNSLLTGTEIVRDVSTAVAVSVAAVLAAPVVAGWVAGAGITGASSVVVTALGTGTLVGTGGVAAGFVEGTGTGLLSGRSVSDSARLGGAEAYRLGSAGFLAGLGGGTAKGLTTVLGADSVGLSVGTTFLRNGIAQGGGNAVSGIAGGLLAPPAGLDRGDAALRGGVGGLTVGFFGGGVSSLAPGLTSPLARWGVNAAAPAAVTSGVTYLQTGSGVHTFVAGSAVLLQNSLTLNRAPGISPETLESSFQLGQGARRSLVWTGRTGVAGLTAVTIGLSNVEGLRATVPGDLSTETPVGLQILLSSTRAPTVDYARPSAAPESEAQAPTPDSPTAEAPVATVAPEVVSEAPAPSVTTPVPTPAEAPTSPAQAGPTPAATPTPAAAPTPAATPASTPVNTVPATVTPTTPRPRVDLPPLRQPTGTVTEAQALSRRPVLARELAALASATDPASVARRAELQARLTRLRLYDEISVAPRQARLLEVSKDRNAPNYWEVVASVVPQPGTVLEFEDGSRVWREKVGGEIWHESTLGGGIGRAGYERAQFSAREHGRLPNEATDQRLHALGQGTGFESPYSILRGHPFINQRLQNSGIELYLRELNATAAEGEIFRVVTPNRPRQFSQRFAHQDYLIMRYVDNRVEWVATYSIDVTFLGARRMMTAWPIEFTPAGEAIRGRVPIPEVLTTFEQLTE, from the coding sequence GTGTTGGGACAGCAGGTGCAGGCCAAGGCGCCGGCGGCGAACCAGGCGCAGCAGGCCGGCGGTGCCCCGCCGGCGCGTCGGCCGGAACGGGACGTGCGGCGGGCGGTCGGCAACAACGCGCTGGCCGCCGGTGCGTTGGATGCCTTGGACGGCCCGGGAACGCCGATCGCGGCCAGCCTGCGGGCCGGCGTCGAGCGCGCCACCGGCCAGGATCTCAGCGACGTGCGCCTGCACACTGGCCCGCGGGTTCGGGTGGCGGCCGTGGCCGCGAGTGCGGCGGGGTTCACGATCGGTCGCGACATCGGCATTGCCACCGCGCCGGGCCAGGACATCCCGCAAGCGTTGCTGGAGCACGAACTCGTCCACGCCGCGCAGCAGAGCGGCGTCGGCAGCGCCAGCGCCGCCGACGCGGAAAGCCAGGCGCGGCAAGGCATCGGTGCACTCGGGGTGTTGGCCAGCGCCAGTGCACCCTACGTTGCCTGGGCGCCGGAGGACTGGGCCCGCGGGGCGACGCCGGAGGTCAGCCAGTACAGCCTGTCCGACCTGCTGGACGAGCTGACCGCCATCGATGACTGGATGGACCGGCAGCTGGCCAACGGCACCGAGGCGATGAACCGGGTGCTGGCCGCTCGGGTTCTGATCCAGGCCGAGGTCGATCGCCGCCGTCGGGGCGTCAACGCCAGGCGCAGCGCGTACCGGCCCACGCCGCTGGGACCGGAGCCGGAGATCGACAAGCCGCACGTGCTGGAGAACGGCCGGAGAGCGCCGATCAAGGACCTGGCTGAGGCCCGGGCCGAGGCCGACCGGGTCGCCGCGTGGTTGCAGCGTTCTGATGTCAGCCCGGCCGACCGCGTGCTGCTCCAGCAGGAGCTGCGCGACCTCCAACCTCAACTGTCCACCGCGCTGACCGAGGCACGCGTGAACCGGCAGACCGCCCGGCTGCGGCAGGCCTTGACGCCGGCCGACCCGACCAGCAAGGCCAGCGTGCTGGCCAACCTGCGGATCCTGGAATCGATCAGTCCTTACCCGCCGATTCCGGGCAAGGCATGCGTTGTGCACCACGGCGAGCTGCTGGTGTTCTCCCAGGAGCTCGCCGACTGGGCGCGGGCCAACGCGCTGCGGGGCCTGACCGACGCCGCCCGACGGGCCCGCGGTATGAACACCGCGTCGACGAACCTGGTCAACGGCCAGATCCAGACCTTCGTCAACGACCAGTGGTTCGTCGGCGGGCTGGTGCGGCTGGTTTCCGGAGAGTCCCCCCAGCAGTTGCAGGCAAAGATGTCCGGCCCCCTCGCCGAGTCGACCGGTGCGCTGGCCCGGTTCGACAGGGCAGGGTCCATGGTGGACATGGCCGAGGCTGTGTTCGCCGCCGTGGAGAAGGCCGATGAGGCGCAACGGATCGTGCAGGCCGGCGTCGACCGGTCCAATGCCGCGCTGAACTCGTTGCTGACCGGGACGGAGATCGTCCGCGATGTGAGTACCGCCGTCGCCGTGTCGGTGGCGGCGGTGCTGGCCGCCCCGGTGGTGGCCGGCTGGGTTGCCGGTGCCGGGATCACAGGTGCGTCAAGCGTCGTGGTCACCGCTCTCGGAACGGGCACTCTGGTTGGTACCGGCGGAGTCGCGGCCGGTTTCGTCGAAGGCACCGGCACCGGCCTGCTTTCCGGCCGCAGCGTGTCGGACTCCGCGCGGTTGGGCGGCGCCGAGGCGTATCGGCTCGGCTCGGCCGGCTTCCTCGCCGGTCTCGGTGGTGGCACGGCCAAGGGGCTCACCACTGTGCTCGGCGCCGACTCCGTCGGCTTGAGCGTGGGCACGACATTCCTCCGCAACGGCATCGCCCAGGGCGGCGGCAACGCGGTGAGCGGCATCGCCGGCGGCCTGCTCGCCCCACCGGCCGGGCTCGACCGCGGCGACGCTGCCCTTCGGGGCGGAGTCGGTGGACTTACCGTGGGCTTCTTCGGTGGCGGAGTCAGCTCATTGGCTCCCGGCCTCACTTCTCCGTTGGCCCGGTGGGGCGTCAATGCCGCCGCGCCCGCCGCGGTCACCAGTGGCGTGACCTACCTGCAGACCGGCAGCGGCGTCCACACCTTTGTGGCCGGCAGCGCCGTGCTGCTTCAGAACTCGTTGACCCTGAACCGTGCGCCGGGCATCAGTCCGGAGACACTGGAGAGTTCCTTCCAGCTCGGTCAGGGGGCGCGACGGTCGCTGGTCTGGACCGGCCGCACCGGTGTCGCGGGCCTCACCGCCGTCACCATCGGCCTCAGCAACGTCGAGGGCTTGCGGGCCACCGTTCCCGGCGATCTCAGCACGGAGACCCCGGTGGGTCTGCAGATCCTGCTGTCATCGACCAGAGCGCCGACCGTCGACTACGCACGGCCGAGCGCGGCACCGGAGAGCGAGGCACAGGCGCCGACGCCGGATTCGCCCACCGCCGAGGCCCCGGTCGCGACGGTGGCTCCAGAGGTGGTCAGCGAAGCGCCGGCTCCGTCAGTGACCACCCCGGTGCCTACGCCGGCCGAAGCACCGACCTCGCCGGCCCAGGCAGGTCCGACCCCGGCCGCCACACCGACTCCAGCAGCCGCACCCACTCCAGCAGCCACGCCCGCCAGCACGCCGGTCAACACCGTGCCCGCGACCGTTACCCCAACGACGCCAAGACCACGCGTCGACCTTCCGCCGCTGCGACAGCCGACCGGAACAGTCACCGAGGCGCAGGCTCTGAGCCGGCGTCCGGTGCTCGCGCGTGAACTGGCCGCTCTGGCGTCAGCCACGGATCCGGCCTCGGTCGCCCGCCGCGCCGAGCTCCAGGCCAGGCTGACCCGACTGCGGCTGTACGACGAGATCAGCGTGGCGCCGCGGCAGGCCCGGCTGCTGGAGGTGTCCAAGGATCGCAACGCCCCGAACTACTGGGAGGTGGTCGCGTCCGTGGTTCCACAGCCCGGCACCGTGCTGGAGTTCGAGGACGGCAGCCGCGTGTGGCGGGAGAAGGTCGGCGGCGAGATCTGGCACGAGTCCACGCTGGGCGGGGGCATCGGCCGGGCCGGCTACGAGCGGGCGCAGTTCTCGGCCCGTGAGCACGGCCGTCTGCCGAACGAGGCAACCGACCAGCGGTTGCACGCATTGGGACAGGGGACCGGGTTCGAGAGTCCGTACAGCATCCTGCGGGGACACCCGTTCATCAACCAACGGCTGCAGAACTCCGGCATCGAGTTGTACCTGCGCGAGCTGAACGCCACCGCGGCCGAGGGCGAGATATTCCGTGTCGTGACGCCGAATCGCCCTCGTCAGTTCTCGCAGCGGTTCGCGCACCAGGACTACCTGATCATGAGGTA
- a CDS encoding DUF6519 domain-containing protein, producing the protein MGDFSRSTFDRVKHYVGVRLQQGVPLVDADWNELEDIRRFEVQAFLKWFVGDGVPAGNDGFRITAAGGGGVNTIVITSRAVVPANSTLSIDVPNSTAAAALGFTVAGRSSRRLAPATLVGENAAPFALAHGMTLTVVADGVASTVTFQGTDFANIAAATAAEVVTAINKSPHNYVATAGTGNDFVITGGDGTPERAGRCLADGRDAVHEGRLAYTSQSLYANDSLAQAWKVPVVPAIAPPGAGSRTDLVYLDVWDREVNSAEDGSLINPVIGVETSVRLRREWAVRVRVGSSTVPVKGDSDFFAGHSYLALSQLVRQFGVPAVPPSALSDLRPRSLLMPPSTLVEDMLGGTAADYRLGRNRPQVNLRDSINALLAGFLPPTRDISVAAAKGLDLLNKASVVDADGGVVAVWQTARGTSGVNQIIAARYDPNHPELDFQTAFPITSGATPNLDPAAVALPTGEVIITYQNGNSDATTTDVMMKRGPLASVASATEQAVSATSGGPDQMVRAVLVGDQVVFFVNQGAAKGWFYRRYKPAQNNNLGAFVDSAPVALAGAAVAAQELHTVATAGGFAWVAFSDGSKVQAQRFNPLTVASEFPFNSNGTADKSPFVLPLSDTDAFLSYIDGTGILVAQCTNGVWSGPVRVDSTTQEISTPPALLRDAAGTICLISTRNYAIDTAELLVRRRDPLTGTWSAPQRVAAPVGPKIVTRRPYPLTVPNQGLWLLFESNRAATDFDIFAKQLITVI; encoded by the coding sequence GTGGGTGACTTTTCCCGCAGCACCTTCGACCGTGTCAAGCACTACGTCGGTGTTCGCCTGCAACAGGGCGTGCCGCTGGTCGATGCCGACTGGAACGAGCTGGAGGACATCCGCCGCTTCGAGGTCCAGGCCTTCCTCAAGTGGTTCGTCGGCGACGGCGTCCCCGCCGGCAACGACGGCTTCCGCATCACCGCCGCCGGCGGTGGCGGCGTCAACACGATCGTCATCACCTCGAGGGCCGTCGTCCCGGCCAATTCCACGCTGAGCATCGACGTCCCCAACTCCACGGCCGCCGCAGCGCTCGGCTTCACCGTCGCCGGCCGCTCCAGCCGCCGCCTCGCCCCGGCCACCCTGGTGGGTGAGAATGCCGCGCCTTTCGCTCTGGCGCACGGCATGACGCTGACCGTGGTCGCCGACGGCGTCGCATCCACTGTCACCTTTCAGGGCACGGACTTCGCCAACATCGCCGCGGCCACCGCGGCCGAGGTCGTCACCGCGATCAACAAGTCGCCGCACAACTACGTCGCCACAGCGGGCACCGGCAACGACTTCGTCATCACCGGCGGGGACGGCACCCCCGAGCGGGCCGGCCGCTGTCTGGCCGACGGCCGCGACGCCGTCCACGAGGGACGGTTGGCCTACACCTCGCAGTCCTTGTACGCCAACGACTCCCTCGCCCAGGCGTGGAAGGTGCCGGTCGTGCCGGCCATCGCCCCGCCCGGCGCCGGCAGCCGGACCGACCTGGTGTACCTCGACGTCTGGGACCGGGAGGTCAACTCGGCCGAGGACGGCTCCCTGATCAACCCGGTCATCGGCGTCGAGACCAGCGTCCGGCTGCGCCGCGAGTGGGCCGTGCGGGTCAGGGTGGGCAGCAGCACGGTCCCGGTCAAGGGGGACAGCGACTTCTTCGCCGGGCACTCGTATCTCGCGCTGTCCCAGCTGGTCCGCCAGTTCGGCGTGCCGGCCGTCCCGCCGTCGGCCCTGTCCGACCTGCGGCCCCGCAGCCTGCTCATGCCGCCGAGCACGTTGGTGGAGGACATGCTCGGCGGCACCGCCGCCGACTACCGCCTCGGTCGCAACCGGCCCCAGGTCAACCTCCGGGACAGCATCAACGCCCTGCTCGCCGGTTTCCTCCCGCCGACGCGTGACATCTCGGTCGCCGCGGCCAAGGGGCTGGACCTGCTCAACAAGGCCAGCGTGGTGGACGCCGACGGCGGCGTGGTGGCCGTCTGGCAGACGGCCCGTGGGACCAGCGGCGTCAACCAGATCATCGCCGCCCGGTACGACCCGAACCACCCCGAGCTGGACTTCCAGACCGCGTTCCCGATCACCAGCGGCGCCACGCCGAACCTGGATCCGGCCGCCGTGGCGCTGCCGACCGGCGAGGTGATCATCACGTACCAGAACGGGAACTCCGACGCGACGACCACCGACGTGATGATGAAGCGCGGCCCGCTGGCCTCCGTGGCCTCGGCCACGGAGCAGGCGGTCTCCGCCACCAGCGGCGGGCCCGACCAGATGGTGCGGGCGGTGCTCGTCGGCGACCAGGTGGTGTTCTTCGTCAACCAGGGCGCCGCGAAGGGCTGGTTCTACCGGCGGTACAAGCCGGCCCAGAACAACAATCTCGGTGCGTTCGTGGACAGTGCGCCGGTGGCGCTGGCCGGGGCCGCGGTCGCCGCGCAGGAGTTGCACACGGTCGCGACGGCCGGCGGCTTCGCCTGGGTGGCGTTCTCGGACGGCAGCAAGGTGCAGGCCCAGCGGTTCAATCCGCTGACGGTGGCCAGCGAGTTCCCGTTCAACTCCAACGGCACCGCCGACAAGAGCCCGTTCGTGCTGCCGCTCAGCGACACCGACGCGTTTCTCAGTTACATCGATGGCACCGGGATCCTGGTGGCCCAGTGCACCAACGGCGTCTGGTCCGGCCCGGTCCGGGTGGACTCGACGACCCAGGAGATCAGCACACCACCGGCCCTGCTGCGCGACGCCGCCGGCACGATTTGCCTGATCAGCACGCGCAACTACGCCATCGACACCGCCGAACTCCTGGTGCGCAGGCGTGATCCGCTGACCGGGACCTGGTCCGCGCCGCAGCGTGTGGCCGCGCCGGTCGGTCCCAAGATCGTCACCCGCCGGCCGTACCCGCTGACCGTACCGAACCAGGGCCTGTGGCTGCTCTTCGAGAGCAATCGCGCCGCCACCGACTTCGACATCTTCGCCAAGCAGCTCATCACCGTGATTTGA
- a CDS encoding GPW/gp25 family protein, whose product MSGFPFPFGVDPHGSIRPVDDDAARLRGKVLQVLFTAPGERVNQPEFGCGLFNLVFDPNNTIMAAAVEFTVGQALTRWLGDELAVVGVDVGAAEESVTVEVSYVRRSDRAPQALRVHFR is encoded by the coding sequence GTGAGCGGCTTCCCGTTCCCGTTCGGCGTCGACCCGCACGGCTCGATCCGGCCGGTGGACGACGACGCCGCGCGGCTGCGCGGCAAGGTGCTCCAGGTGCTGTTCACCGCGCCGGGGGAGCGGGTCAACCAGCCCGAGTTCGGCTGCGGTCTGTTCAACCTGGTGTTCGACCCGAACAACACGATCATGGCCGCCGCCGTGGAGTTCACCGTCGGCCAGGCGCTGACCCGATGGCTGGGCGACGAGCTCGCGGTGGTCGGCGTCGACGTCGGCGCGGCCGAGGAAAGCGTGACCGTCGAGGTGTCCTACGTGCGGCGCAGCGATCGCGCGCCGCAGGCCCTCCGGGTCCACTTCAGATAG
- a CDS encoding phage late control D family protein: MAADKLVIEIGGAEVPDLAHDLISLEVELDDQLTGMFRLSIALLLKADGSWPYLDDDRFAVWSTVSITAGTQDDSQQLISGYITHVRPEFGPGLEQCRLVVWGMDAGVLMDRVDVVKAWPNMRDSDIATELFQQAGLTPKVTDTDVVHDDKIATIMQRETDMRLLKRLALRNGYECFVDGDTGYFQPPDLGDAGQAVLNVHAGDQTNVNRFSLEVNALTPAEVAMSDVDRLTGAVLTATAEAGHLAALGAKRPADLLPAGIDPGQIVVGQPVATGAPELAAFCQAVFDQHEWFVTGEGEVAANQYNAILLPRRTVTINGIGETHSGSYYVTHVTHRFSDDGYVQRFRVKRNALVSGGGGLSGLL; this comes from the coding sequence GTGGCGGCCGACAAGCTGGTCATCGAGATCGGCGGCGCCGAGGTGCCCGACCTCGCGCACGACCTGATCAGCCTCGAGGTCGAGCTGGACGACCAGCTGACCGGCATGTTCCGGCTGAGCATCGCGCTGCTGCTGAAGGCCGACGGCTCGTGGCCGTACCTCGACGACGACCGTTTCGCGGTCTGGTCCACGGTGTCCATCACCGCCGGCACCCAGGACGACTCCCAGCAGCTGATCAGCGGCTACATCACGCATGTCCGCCCCGAGTTCGGCCCCGGGCTCGAGCAGTGCCGGCTGGTGGTCTGGGGCATGGACGCCGGCGTGCTGATGGATCGGGTCGACGTGGTCAAGGCCTGGCCGAACATGCGGGACAGCGACATCGCCACCGAGCTGTTCCAGCAGGCCGGCCTCACCCCGAAGGTCACCGACACCGACGTGGTGCACGACGACAAGATCGCCACGATCATGCAGCGGGAGACCGACATGCGCCTGCTCAAGCGGCTCGCGCTGCGCAACGGCTACGAGTGCTTCGTCGACGGCGACACCGGGTACTTCCAGCCGCCGGACCTCGGCGACGCCGGCCAGGCCGTGCTGAACGTGCACGCCGGCGACCAGACCAACGTCAATCGGTTCAGCCTCGAGGTCAACGCCCTGACGCCGGCCGAGGTCGCGATGTCCGATGTGGACCGTCTCACCGGCGCGGTGCTCACCGCCACCGCCGAAGCCGGCCACCTGGCCGCGTTGGGGGCCAAGCGCCCGGCCGACCTGTTGCCGGCCGGCATCGATCCGGGCCAGATCGTGGTCGGGCAGCCGGTCGCCACCGGGGCGCCGGAGCTGGCCGCGTTCTGCCAGGCCGTTTTCGACCAGCACGAGTGGTTCGTCACCGGCGAGGGCGAGGTGGCCGCGAACCAGTACAACGCGATCCTGCTGCCGCGCCGGACCGTCACGATCAACGGCATCGGCGAAACCCACAGCGGCTCGTACTACGTCACCCACGTCACGCATCGCTTCAGCGATGACGGTTACGTGCAGCGGTTCCGGGTCAAGCGCAACGCGCTGGTGTCCGGCGGCGGCGGATTGTCGGGCCTGCTATGA
- a CDS encoding vWA domain-containing protein, translating to MADPSNAPSSTGLGRTFSDTSAFVVVFDVYIDGGKSQSFSLTYPDSVQNVRASLVHIDTTGSTAVRSAEIPLPPGGPFPPPPDSTRDNIQVDASAGNLLVTIGDTGLGSATTGEHWELRVSADSPTNWTVTPNSGQVKIRWAAVNPVARLTVPDAQYELTPFDFTAADGIAPGNTTYVNPVIAPIALLPVPDKVTYTWNYDGGITFNEISNSSQSPTQTTGPTLKVQIPGVYGEVPVQVHLAVKLDDAAGHYGALLANTAAPAAMNIKQRRQDVVFVLDSSGSMASENRFENAKAASRVLVNMFNGLRRDLGTVDQVALVSFQDDTLGFRGGQPSDKVKTLLPLTPVKDAVTAIDDAAFDFGAPGSNTPIGDGLIHAVDLLANQTITEQKFSIILLTDGFENAGTVALDPNNATGGVITYEAAKLLGSRSGVFDMNRCSVSAIGLGPTANLDILKLVASQTNGVVKFANDARELSTGISEILAAINQVNGVQKAALPSKLPVPPSAPPAPADPDQPDQTVPNPAAPFPAVYFQTTATDDRLLVTVTPAKGATSITDTIQLAKFDGTRYQPFPVDVLSTPTDRSTSVTNLPAVGGGKTVTWRLIHGAGPSSAGQLDVDQALVYVDLHLRADVVLDKPAYQTGDKMNLTVRIRQDDKVITGATVVATLDAPAAGLGQQLATLDSTAAVASVAGNLDQPTLIEERFGALLAEQQWQTLPRTKSTGDGLFVDGTNQLFDPDGDGNYTNTFNKVFKEGLYTWHLSVVGNDVNGNAFTRALTISVFATVSVDRKATKVKVTRVIGDPNGQEAALVVITPQDKRGEHLGPGKDAEIIFALEEEGRFEHVVTHQPPPVQTDGTYQRTVVFSHKEDPIVLVRAADVLLPRIDIRDWFDGDHDDD from the coding sequence ATGGCAGATCCGTCCAATGCCCCGTCGAGCACCGGCCTCGGCCGTACGTTCTCGGACACCAGCGCGTTCGTGGTCGTGTTCGACGTGTACATCGACGGTGGGAAGAGCCAGAGCTTCTCGCTGACCTATCCCGACAGCGTCCAGAACGTGCGGGCCTCGCTCGTGCACATCGACACCACGGGCAGCACCGCGGTGCGTAGCGCGGAGATCCCGCTGCCGCCGGGCGGTCCGTTCCCGCCGCCGCCGGACAGCACGAGAGACAACATCCAGGTCGACGCCAGCGCCGGCAACCTGCTCGTGACGATAGGGGACACCGGCCTCGGCTCGGCGACCACCGGCGAGCACTGGGAGCTGCGGGTCAGCGCCGACAGCCCGACCAATTGGACGGTCACCCCGAACAGCGGCCAGGTGAAGATCCGCTGGGCCGCGGTGAACCCGGTGGCCCGGCTCACCGTGCCGGACGCGCAGTACGAGCTCACGCCGTTCGACTTCACCGCGGCCGACGGCATCGCCCCGGGCAACACGACCTACGTCAACCCGGTCATCGCGCCGATCGCCTTGCTGCCGGTGCCCGACAAGGTCACCTACACCTGGAACTACGACGGTGGGATCACGTTCAACGAGATCTCCAACTCGAGCCAGAGTCCGACGCAGACCACCGGCCCGACCCTGAAGGTGCAAATTCCCGGCGTCTACGGGGAGGTTCCGGTCCAGGTCCACCTTGCCGTCAAGCTGGACGACGCGGCGGGCCACTACGGCGCTCTGCTCGCCAACACGGCCGCGCCGGCGGCGATGAACATCAAGCAGCGCCGCCAGGACGTCGTCTTCGTGCTGGACAGCTCGGGCAGCATGGCGTCGGAGAACCGCTTCGAGAACGCCAAGGCCGCGAGCCGGGTGCTGGTGAACATGTTCAACGGCCTGCGCCGCGACCTGGGCACCGTCGACCAGGTGGCGCTCGTGTCGTTCCAGGACGACACGCTCGGGTTCCGGGGTGGGCAGCCGTCCGACAAGGTCAAGACCCTGTTGCCACTGACGCCGGTGAAGGACGCCGTCACGGCGATCGACGACGCGGCGTTCGACTTCGGCGCGCCCGGCTCCAACACACCGATCGGCGACGGTCTCATCCACGCGGTGGACCTGTTGGCGAATCAGACGATCACCGAGCAGAAGTTCTCCATCATCCTGCTCACCGATGGCTTCGAGAACGCCGGCACGGTGGCACTGGACCCGAACAACGCCACCGGCGGGGTCATCACGTACGAGGCGGCCAAGCTCCTCGGCTCGCGGAGCGGTGTGTTCGACATGAACCGGTGCTCCGTGTCGGCCATCGGCCTCGGCCCCACCGCCAATCTGGACATCCTCAAGCTGGTGGCGTCGCAGACCAACGGCGTCGTCAAGTTCGCCAATGACGCCCGCGAGCTGTCCACCGGCATCAGCGAGATCCTGGCCGCGATCAACCAGGTGAACGGAGTGCAGAAGGCGGCACTGCCGAGCAAACTGCCGGTGCCGCCGTCGGCGCCCCCGGCCCCGGCGGACCCGGATCAGCCGGACCAGACCGTCCCCAACCCGGCGGCGCCGTTCCCGGCGGTCTACTTCCAGACCACCGCGACCGACGACCGGCTGCTGGTGACCGTCACCCCGGCCAAGGGCGCCACCTCGATCACCGACACCATCCAGCTGGCCAAGTTCGACGGCACGCGGTACCAGCCGTTTCCGGTCGACGTGCTGTCCACCCCGACGGATCGCTCCACCTCGGTGACGAACCTGCCGGCCGTCGGCGGCGGCAAGACGGTGACCTGGCGGCTGATCCACGGCGCCGGCCCAAGCTCCGCCGGGCAGCTCGACGTCGACCAGGCGCTGGTCTACGTGGACCTGCACCTGCGGGCCGACGTCGTGCTGGACAAGCCGGCCTACCAGACCGGCGACAAGATGAACCTGACCGTCCGGATCCGCCAGGACGACAAGGTGATCACCGGCGCGACCGTCGTCGCGACGCTGGACGCCCCCGCCGCCGGCCTCGGCCAGCAGTTGGCCACGTTGGACAGCACCGCGGCCGTGGCGTCCGTCGCGGGCAACCTGGACCAGCCCACCCTGATCGAGGAGCGGTTCGGCGCGCTGCTGGCCGAGCAGCAGTGGCAGACGCTGCCGCGCACGAAGTCCACAGGGGACGGTCTGTTCGTCGACGGCACCAACCAGCTGTTCGACCCGGACGGCGACGGCAACTACACCAACACGTTCAACAAGGTCTTCAAGGAGGGCCTCTACACCTGGCACCTGTCGGTCGTCGGCAACGACGTGAACGGCAACGCGTTCACCCGGGCCCTGACGATCAGCGTGTTCGCCACCGTCAGCGTGGACCGCAAGGCCACCAAGGTGAAGGTGACCCGCGTCATCGGCGACCCGAACGGCCAGGAGGCCGCGCTGGTCGTGATCACGCCGCAGGACAAGCGGGGCGAGCACCTCGGCCCGGGCAAGGACGCCGAGATCATCTTCGCGCTCGAGGAGGAGGGCCGCTTCGAGCACGTGGTCACCCACCAGCCGCCGCCCGTGCAGACGGATGGCACGTATCAGCGCACGGTGGTGTTCAGCCACAAGGAGGACCCGATCGTCCTGGTGCGGGCGGCGGATGTGCTGCTGCCGCGGATCGACATCCGGGACTGGTTCGACGGAGATCACGACGACGACTGA